One stretch of Desulfovibrio sp. JC022 DNA includes these proteins:
- a CDS encoding cytochrome c3 family protein produces MHKKFLPVSLVLAVLFGLAVAGYITPEKKEKIPVRILFKNSGGKVIFTHIRHHRDYEIPCDSCHHERETSDQEPLPCGSCHPEAFDKDYVREHIRSFPDTSYCAKCHHAELGKLNFDHAAHEEYADEDCQSCHHDNDIEKEPQKCGNCHTNAGTAEIPSVRDAAHDRCIDCHDDMFEAGLKGCTPCHKMQNMKDYSGDVTSCSQCHQENDKDLVLNRTNAFHDQCMDCHKKMKRGPYKDSDCAKCHLK; encoded by the coding sequence GTGCATAAAAAATTTCTCCCCGTCTCATTAGTACTTGCAGTTCTCTTCGGACTGGCTGTTGCCGGATATATTACCCCTGAAAAAAAAGAAAAAATTCCAGTCCGCATTTTATTCAAAAACAGCGGCGGTAAAGTAATTTTCACCCACATACGTCATCACCGGGATTATGAAATCCCTTGTGACAGCTGCCATCATGAGCGGGAAACCAGTGATCAGGAACCATTACCCTGCGGTTCCTGCCACCCGGAAGCATTCGATAAGGACTATGTACGCGAACATATCCGCTCATTTCCTGACACAAGCTATTGTGCAAAATGCCATCATGCTGAACTGGGCAAACTCAATTTCGACCATGCCGCGCACGAAGAGTATGCTGATGAAGATTGCCAGTCCTGCCACCACGACAACGATATTGAAAAAGAACCGCAGAAATGCGGAAACTGCCACACCAATGCCGGAACGGCGGAAATCCCCAGTGTAAGGGATGCCGCGCATGACCGCTGCATTGATTGCCATGACGACATGTTCGAGGCAGGCCTCAAAGGCTGCACCCCGTGCCATAAGATGCAGAATATGAAAGATTATTCAGGCGACGTCACCAGTTGCAGCCAGTGCCATCAGGAAAATGATAAGGATCTTGTGCTCAACCGGACCAATGCTTTCCACGATCAGTGCATGGACTGCCACAAAAAAATGAAACGCGGCCCATACAAAGACAGTGACTGCGCGAAATGCCATTTAAAATAA
- a CDS encoding 4Fe-4S dicluster domain-containing protein, whose product MNPLFSLTPSERGPIVNTWEQELGGPLVISLEITGLTPLVQQNEQVAKAQPVANDPAGRMPTVHSSISGTVTDIKKDFITIREEGTRVALPSDFSSTNPRTMLNALRENGINIRGLKQGCTLIINGMPHEAGMDGHRFLIEEFNDVMTTGLHYLKKALSPKACTLACPTGMDWTIPGCTGHEIIPVFPNSLPELVTKAITGKEFPPEVCVMDVATLYRIGRTIHGRQPATLVIVKVGNTPFLTPVGTPVGVLVKLAGFRLNKHDRVILGGPLTGEAVYSLKHGVRPDTQAITVLKADKDPTVKDNPCVGCGECVMHCPARLEPNMISRHAEFGLYENTQAYNIASCIECGLCGYWCRAQRPLLQYIRLAKKELAAKPILEDLREQQ is encoded by the coding sequence ATGAATCCTCTTTTTTCACTGACTCCTTCTGAACGCGGCCCCATAGTCAATACCTGGGAGCAGGAACTTGGCGGCCCACTGGTGATCTCCCTTGAAATAACCGGGCTGACTCCCCTTGTGCAACAAAATGAACAAGTAGCAAAAGCCCAGCCTGTTGCAAACGATCCGGCCGGCAGAATGCCTACCGTCCACAGTTCCATCTCCGGAACTGTTACCGATATTAAAAAAGATTTCATCACCATCAGAGAAGAAGGGACCCGCGTGGCCCTGCCTTCAGATTTTTCAAGCACAAATCCCCGGACCATGCTCAATGCATTGCGCGAAAACGGAATAAATATCCGTGGGCTCAAACAAGGTTGTACCCTGATAATCAACGGCATGCCCCATGAAGCGGGAATGGATGGACATCGTTTCCTGATTGAGGAATTTAATGATGTCATGACGACCGGACTTCATTATCTGAAAAAAGCCCTCTCCCCTAAAGCATGTACACTGGCCTGTCCGACCGGAATGGACTGGACAATTCCCGGCTGTACGGGGCACGAAATAATTCCGGTTTTTCCCAACAGTCTACCGGAACTGGTCACTAAAGCGATCACCGGAAAAGAATTTCCCCCGGAAGTATGTGTCATGGACGTGGCAACGCTATACCGCATCGGCAGGACCATCCACGGACGCCAGCCAGCCACCCTTGTAATTGTAAAGGTAGGCAATACCCCCTTTCTGACTCCGGTAGGCACCCCGGTGGGCGTGCTGGTAAAATTAGCGGGGTTCCGTCTCAACAAACATGACCGGGTAATTCTGGGCGGACCTTTAACCGGAGAAGCGGTCTACAGCCTGAAACACGGAGTACGCCCGGACACGCAGGCCATTACTGTACTCAAAGCTGACAAGGACCCCACAGTAAAGGACAATCCTTGTGTGGGATGCGGTGAATGCGTAATGCACTGCCCGGCCCGGCTGGAGCCGAACATGATCTCCCGGCATGCGGAATTCGGGCTATATGAGAATACTCAGGCATACAACATCGCCTCCTGTATTGAGTGCGGACTCTGCGGGTATTGGTGCAGGGCGCAAAGACCGCTTCTGCAATACATCCGTCTGGCTAAAAAGGAACTGGCCGCCAAGCCGATACTTGAAGATTTAAGGGAGCAGCAATGA
- a CDS encoding RnfABCDGE type electron transport complex subunit D, with protein sequence MKPLNGSPILTVSIPPHAHCGRTFKQDALETIIALLPAVFFAVWHYNMLAVRVLALSCFTAVVTETICLYFMKREIEADNYTALLYGLLFGFLLPPAAPWWLVAAGSSISIFMGRMIFGGLGSNPLCVPLVGWAVLAVSWPDLMDFDMTMLASELTYPLSQLKNFGPEMLDEYSLKSLLLGFQLGGTGAAQAGAVILGGIYLLARRIIRPDIPLAFIAGVAATAAIYYLVDPLEYGSPEYHLLCGSTIFGAFFLATDGPSSPAGHIPMLTYGFIAGALVVIIRVYGIYPDGVPFAILLANLMTPLVDKIKPAPFGGITNIHLRRRS encoded by the coding sequence ATGAAGCCATTAAACGGGTCCCCCATACTTACCGTCTCCATCCCTCCCCATGCCCATTGCGGAAGGACTTTCAAGCAGGACGCGCTGGAGACTATAATCGCTCTGCTTCCGGCAGTCTTCTTTGCCGTATGGCATTATAATATGCTGGCGGTAAGGGTACTGGCTCTGTCCTGTTTTACAGCGGTAGTAACTGAAACTATCTGCTTATATTTCATGAAACGCGAGATTGAAGCCGACAACTATACCGCCCTGCTTTATGGACTGCTGTTCGGTTTTCTTCTTCCCCCGGCAGCTCCATGGTGGCTGGTGGCAGCGGGCAGTTCCATTTCAATTTTCATGGGCCGCATGATTTTCGGTGGCCTTGGCAGCAACCCGCTTTGCGTACCGCTTGTCGGCTGGGCAGTACTGGCTGTGTCATGGCCGGACCTTATGGACTTCGACATGACCATGCTCGCTTCAGAACTGACTTATCCCTTGAGTCAATTGAAAAATTTCGGCCCGGAAATGCTTGACGAATATTCACTGAAATCCCTGTTGCTGGGTTTTCAGCTGGGCGGAACCGGGGCAGCTCAGGCCGGAGCAGTCATACTGGGCGGAATCTACCTGCTGGCCCGCAGAATCATCAGGCCCGATATTCCGCTGGCCTTCATTGCCGGAGTGGCTGCGACCGCTGCAATTTACTATTTAGTTGATCCTCTGGAATACGGCTCCCCTGAATATCACCTACTCTGTGGGTCAACTATATTCGGAGCATTCTTTCTGGCAACGGACGGTCCTTCTTCACCTGCGGGTCACATTCCCATGCTCACCTACGGATTTATCGCTGGGGCACTGGTTGTCATCATCCGGGTCTACGGAATTTACCCGGACGGTGTTCCATTCGCCATACTGCTTGCCAATCTGATGACCCCGCTGGTCGATAAAATAAAGCCCGCACCTTTCGGGGGCATAACCAACATTCACCTGCGGAGGCGGTCATGA
- the rnfG gene encoding RnfABCDGE type electron transport complex subunit G: MKEGLKMIAVLTLICAMFSVTLASLKEATQERIEEQVLTYVQGPAINEVLHGYDNSPVKDRKKFIIHDTETQITVFPALKDGKLLGVALETFAKGYGGDVGVMVGFDLNGEQLSGIGITTMKETPGVGSKVAGHGFTSQFKEHPAAVELTSKGGDIEGIAGATISSTASVEAVKQAVTIFEKIRPQITQAWSKGS, encoded by the coding sequence ATGAAAGAAGGATTGAAAATGATCGCAGTGCTGACCCTGATCTGCGCAATGTTCAGCGTCACCCTCGCCTCTCTGAAAGAAGCCACCCAAGAACGCATTGAAGAACAGGTACTGACCTATGTGCAAGGCCCTGCCATCAATGAAGTTCTCCACGGATATGACAATTCCCCGGTTAAGGACCGGAAGAAATTTATCATCCACGACACAGAAACACAAATTACGGTCTTCCCGGCCCTGAAAGACGGAAAACTACTCGGCGTGGCCCTTGAAACTTTTGCCAAAGGTTACGGCGGAGACGTGGGAGTTATGGTAGGATTCGATTTAAATGGAGAACAGCTCTCAGGAATCGGCATCACCACCATGAAAGAAACCCCCGGCGTAGGTTCAAAAGTTGCAGGACACGGCTTTACCAGCCAATTTAAGGAACATCCCGCAGCCGTAGAACTGACATCCAAGGGCGGGGATATTGAAGGAATAGCCGGGGCCACAATTTCATCAACAGCCTCGGTTGAAGCGGTGAAGCAGGCTGTAACTATTTTTGAAAAGATAAGACCGCAGATTACGCAAGCATGGTCAAAGGGGTCATAA
- the rsxE gene encoding electron transport complex subunit RsxE, protein MSRLWKEFSKGLWKDLPPFKVVLGLCPVLAVTKTADNGLGMGLAVIFVLTMSNVLVSIFRKIIPPKVRIACFIVIAASLVVSVELLMQAFAYPLYQQLGIFVPLIVVNCIILGRAEAFASKNPVLLAAADGLGMGIGFTISLTLLGGLRELFGYGTLFGSQIMPASYKPFSFMVEAPGAFVCLGLLLSAMNIFTSWQARRKGQAVLDNPSHECRSCGICSR, encoded by the coding sequence ATGAGCAGATTATGGAAAGAATTTTCAAAAGGACTCTGGAAAGATCTGCCGCCGTTCAAGGTGGTGCTCGGCCTTTGCCCGGTACTGGCAGTAACCAAAACTGCGGACAACGGCCTCGGTATGGGGCTGGCGGTTATCTTCGTGCTGACCATGTCCAACGTACTTGTGTCCATCTTTCGCAAAATCATCCCGCCCAAAGTGCGCATTGCCTGCTTCATTGTTATTGCAGCCTCACTGGTCGTTTCAGTGGAACTGCTCATGCAGGCCTTTGCTTACCCGCTATACCAGCAACTGGGCATCTTCGTACCGCTTATTGTGGTAAACTGCATCATCCTCGGTCGGGCTGAAGCTTTTGCCTCCAAGAATCCCGTTCTGCTTGCGGCTGCGGACGGCCTAGGCATGGGAATCGGTTTTACCATATCCCTGACCCTGCTCGGCGGACTGCGTGAACTGTTCGGTTACGGAACCCTGTTCGGCAGCCAGATCATGCCCGCAAGCTACAAGCCTTTCAGCTTCATGGTCGAGGCCCCCGGCGCGTTTGTCTGCCTCGGTTTACTGCTCTCAGCCATGAACATATTCACCAGCTGGCAAGCACGGCGCAAAGGACAGGCTGTTCTTGATAACCCCAGCCACGAATGCAGATCCTGCGGCATTTGCAGTCGTTAA
- a CDS encoding electron transport complex protein RnfA, which translates to MKEYFLLFISAIFVNNIVLAQYLGNCPFIGTSKKISVAIGMGSAVVFVATMAASITWAVQEYLLDPLGLQYLQTLTFILVIASLVQFVEMFLKKAVPPLYKSLGIFLPLITTNCAVMGIAIICQREEFTFIKTVAFSFASGMGFMLALIVLSAIRERIEVSRTPKSMKGTPIALVMAGLMSLAFFAFKGMI; encoded by the coding sequence ATGAAAGAATATTTCCTGCTCTTCATCTCAGCCATATTCGTAAATAATATTGTACTGGCCCAATATCTGGGCAACTGCCCGTTCATCGGTACTTCCAAGAAAATTTCTGTGGCGATAGGCATGGGCAGCGCGGTGGTATTTGTAGCCACCATGGCTGCATCAATTACATGGGCTGTACAGGAATACCTGCTCGACCCGTTGGGATTACAGTATCTCCAAACCCTGACATTCATCCTTGTCATTGCCTCGCTGGTCCAATTTGTGGAGATGTTCCTGAAGAAGGCCGTGCCTCCGCTCTACAAATCACTAGGCATATTCCTACCACTGATCACTACCAACTGCGCGGTGATGGGTATCGCTATCATCTGCCAGCGGGAGGAGTTCACATTTATCAAGACCGTGGCCTTCTCCTTTGCTTCCGGCATGGGCTTTATGCTCGCACTTATAGTGCTCTCGGCAATACGTGAACGGATTGAGGTCTCAAGGACACCCAAGTCCATGAAAGGCACGCCCATTGCGCTGGTCATGGCAGGGCTGATGTCACTGGCATTTTTTGCATTTAAAGGGATGATTTAA
- a CDS encoding FAD-dependent oxidoreductase — protein sequence MVLSSLLVLMGLGFTAATILAVASKILYVKEDPRIAQVEDVLPGVNCGGCGYAGCAGAANAVVDGKSGANVCVIGGIETAKAVGGVMGLEVLDMEPELAFRDCTGGGRAEELFNYEGAGNCRAQALLYDGAKTCPEGCLGLGTCVAVCPFDAIHMGPEGLPVVDPLACRACRKCVEACPRGVLSIVSMSAKLLHVEEVNDCLAPCQQECPANINIPRYIEAANNGDYAGAVNIIRERNPLLLVCGRVCPRPCELVCRRTHVDEAVGINMIKRFVADWEMKNNLRLPIPCAKETGRKVAIIGGGPSGLSCAYFLRRLGHSPTIIEAMPELGGQLRYGIPEYRLPKKDLAWEIQGILDLGVEVRTEQKLGMDFTINDLEDKEGFEAFFMGIGAWSSGTLRIDGEDAQGVLSGTEFLTAVGLGQTPAIGPKVIVVGGGNTAIDAARTSIRLGCDVTLLYRRTRDEMPANNEEIEGAADEGIKFVFLAAPTKVIIDDKGKATHLECIKMELGEPDDSGRRRPVPVEGTEERYPVDTIISAIGQKPQLSCFYTDGEEQCSIGFTRWRTIDAHPETLQTSVPKVFAGGDAVTGPDLVISAVGAGRHAARSIHYLLTTNEIPMAENILRKPIPYTLFKDVDGCKHKERSEMPHLCSGEDRTRTFKEIEGCLCEEELHHETSRCLRCGLTCYDRDVPLENIFTNRVGEKVE from the coding sequence ATGGTTCTTTCATCACTACTCGTACTAATGGGACTAGGCTTCACTGCCGCTACCATTCTAGCTGTGGCCTCCAAGATCCTGTATGTTAAGGAAGACCCGCGTATTGCGCAGGTTGAAGATGTGTTGCCGGGAGTAAACTGCGGAGGCTGCGGTTATGCCGGATGCGCCGGAGCAGCCAATGCAGTGGTGGATGGTAAGTCAGGGGCCAATGTCTGCGTTATCGGCGGCATTGAAACCGCCAAGGCTGTTGGCGGAGTCATGGGCCTTGAAGTACTCGACATGGAACCGGAACTAGCTTTCCGGGACTGTACCGGAGGCGGACGGGCCGAAGAACTTTTCAATTACGAGGGAGCAGGGAACTGCCGTGCACAAGCCCTGCTCTACGATGGAGCCAAGACCTGCCCTGAAGGCTGTCTCGGACTTGGGACCTGCGTTGCCGTATGTCCCTTTGACGCCATCCACATGGGACCGGAAGGATTACCCGTAGTGGACCCGCTGGCCTGCCGCGCCTGCCGCAAATGTGTTGAAGCATGCCCGCGCGGGGTTCTTTCCATCGTCTCCATGAGTGCGAAACTGCTGCATGTGGAAGAGGTGAACGACTGCCTTGCTCCCTGCCAGCAAGAATGCCCGGCGAATATCAATATTCCCCGCTACATCGAAGCTGCAAATAATGGCGATTACGCCGGAGCGGTCAATATTATCCGCGAGCGCAACCCGCTACTGCTGGTCTGCGGACGGGTCTGTCCCCGCCCCTGTGAACTGGTCTGCCGCCGCACCCACGTGGATGAAGCGGTTGGCATCAATATGATCAAACGCTTTGTTGCTGACTGGGAAATGAAAAACAACCTGCGTCTACCCATACCCTGTGCCAAGGAGACCGGACGCAAAGTAGCAATCATCGGCGGCGGGCCTTCCGGTCTTTCCTGCGCCTATTTCCTGCGCCGACTCGGCCACAGCCCGACTATAATTGAAGCCATGCCTGAGCTTGGCGGACAGCTTCGCTACGGCATCCCTGAATACAGACTGCCTAAAAAAGATCTTGCCTGGGAAATTCAAGGCATCCTTGATCTTGGCGTGGAAGTGCGCACAGAACAAAAACTGGGTATGGATTTCACCATAAACGACCTTGAAGATAAAGAAGGTTTCGAAGCATTTTTCATGGGTATAGGAGCATGGTCCAGCGGGACTCTACGCATTGACGGGGAAGATGCACAAGGTGTGCTTTCAGGAACGGAATTTCTTACTGCGGTAGGACTTGGACAAACCCCGGCAATAGGTCCGAAGGTAATTGTTGTGGGGGGTGGTAACACTGCCATTGACGCAGCCCGGACAAGTATTCGCCTCGGATGTGATGTAACCCTGCTCTATCGACGCACCCGCGATGAAATGCCCGCCAACAATGAAGAAATTGAAGGTGCGGCAGATGAAGGAATTAAGTTTGTATTCCTGGCCGCCCCCACCAAAGTTATCATCGATGACAAGGGTAAGGCCACCCATCTGGAATGTATTAAAATGGAGCTTGGCGAACCTGATGATTCAGGACGCCGTCGTCCTGTACCTGTAGAAGGCACCGAGGAACGCTATCCTGTTGATACCATCATCTCAGCCATTGGGCAGAAGCCGCAACTTTCATGTTTCTATACGGATGGAGAGGAACAATGCAGCATTGGTTTCACGCGCTGGCGGACAATTGATGCCCATCCTGAAACCCTGCAAACATCTGTTCCCAAAGTCTTTGCCGGTGGGGACGCGGTTACAGGCCCGGATCTCGTTATCTCCGCAGTAGGTGCAGGCAGACACGCCGCCCGCTCTATCCACTATCTGCTGACCACGAATGAAATTCCAATGGCTGAAAACATCCTGCGTAAGCCGATTCCGTACACTCTTTTCAAAGACGTGGACGGCTGCAAGCACAAAGAACGCTCAGAAATGCCGCACCTCTGTTCCGGTGAGGATCGGACCAGAACATTCAAAGAAATCGAAGGCTGTCTCTGCGAAGAAGAATTGCACCATGAAACTTCACGCTGCCTGCGCTGCGGCCTGACCTGCTATGATCGGGATGTGCCGCTGGAAAATATCTTCACCAACCGGGTCGGCGAAAAAGTAGAATAA
- a CDS encoding zinc ribbon domain-containing protein produces the protein MPIYEFKCPKCAKEFDELVMPGKDAKADCPECGHKECEKLLSIGNVRPNGIPKGMGGYKEPCKGCNGCG, from the coding sequence ATGCCGATTTATGAATTTAAATGCCCCAAGTGTGCTAAAGAATTTGACGAACTGGTAATGCCCGGAAAGGACGCTAAAGCGGACTGCCCCGAGTGCGGACATAAAGAATGTGAAAAGCTGCTCTCCATAGGCAATGTACGCCCCAACGGCATCCCCAAAGGGATGGGGGGCTACAAAGAACCATGCAAGGGATGTAACGGCTGCGGCTAA
- a CDS encoding MBL fold metallo-hydrolase, producing the protein MEIRLVHIFHNCFVLEVGEDSYVFDIPAGRFRSNKVLSALREVLAERRVTAFFSHSHLDHFAPDYRDVCAGAASLKAVISDDIEEMYPDLDFGDALIVEPDEKYEFDGLEIETLMSNDLGVAFLFNTPEGLKVYNGGDLACWDWETASQNELDFTRSFFRSAVERVADYGPHVVFSNVDRRLESLAGGGQLAQEIRPQVFVPTHALGRTQWLQGIHERLGIDEINCFSYRRAGDAKIYDIRT; encoded by the coding sequence ATGGAGATACGTCTTGTTCATATCTTTCATAACTGCTTCGTGCTTGAAGTGGGAGAAGACAGCTATGTATTTGATATTCCCGCTGGGCGGTTCAGGAGTAATAAGGTGCTTTCCGCTTTGCGTGAAGTGCTGGCAGAACGAAGGGTAACGGCCTTTTTTTCTCACAGTCATCTGGATCATTTTGCTCCGGATTACCGCGATGTTTGTGCAGGGGCTGCGTCTTTAAAAGCCGTTATTTCAGATGATATTGAAGAAATGTACCCTGATCTTGATTTCGGAGATGCGCTTATCGTTGAACCGGATGAAAAATATGAATTTGATGGGCTGGAAATCGAGACCCTTATGTCTAATGATCTGGGGGTGGCTTTCCTTTTTAACACCCCTGAAGGATTAAAGGTGTACAACGGCGGTGATCTGGCTTGTTGGGATTGGGAAACGGCTTCGCAGAACGAACTTGATTTTACCCGTTCATTCTTCCGCTCAGCAGTGGAGAGGGTGGCTGATTATGGACCCCATGTGGTTTTTTCCAATGTGGATCGAAGGTTGGAAAGCCTTGCTGGAGGTGGGCAACTGGCGCAGGAGATCAGGCCGCAAGTCTTTGTGCCGACTCACGCTTTGGGGCGTACCCAGTGGCTGCAAGGAATTCATGAACGGCTGGGAATTGATGAAATTAATTGTTTCAGCTACCGCCGAGCAGGTGACGCTAAAATTTATGATATTCGAACTTAA
- a CDS encoding murein transglycosylase A yields MVLVFFSGCSTRNITAETPAKGYNKIDGAQVSGLINRLEYQGGAEFSWLDLKNGIERNLRYLSRKPQKSVAAKYGRMQITWEMLKRTNEEMLGILPLLEESPELLDERFVWYSMAPRTLLTGYYEPYLEASLTPHPDYPYPLYSVPADLKNLDLGKFHHRWRGQHLIYRHENGEVLPYYDREDIDFKGALQGRGIEVAWVKDLVDVFILQIQGSGRLVLPDGSVKHVLYAGKNGLKYVSLGKVLIQRGLLPKEGMSMQKIKAFLAANPELVKDLLTTNPSYVFFRIDDEGPFGSMGAPLTPMASVAVDNKVLPLGSLALLTTRLPQQGEKSKAPFAKIVMAQDRGGAIKGTRVDLFCGSGPEAEYLAGHLTSWSHVYLPVSRALMEELEAVKAE; encoded by the coding sequence GTGGTTCTTGTTTTTTTCAGTGGTTGCTCAACCCGCAATATTACTGCTGAAACTCCGGCAAAGGGATACAACAAGATAGATGGTGCGCAGGTTTCCGGTCTTATAAACCGTCTTGAATATCAGGGCGGTGCTGAATTTTCATGGCTTGATCTGAAAAATGGAATTGAGCGCAATCTCAGATATTTGTCTCGCAAACCTCAGAAAAGTGTGGCCGCAAAATATGGGCGCATGCAGATTACCTGGGAAATGCTCAAGCGGACCAATGAAGAAATGCTTGGAATTTTGCCTTTGCTGGAGGAGTCCCCCGAGCTTTTGGATGAAAGATTTGTCTGGTATTCCATGGCCCCGCGAACTCTCCTGACCGGATACTATGAGCCTTATCTGGAAGCATCGCTGACCCCGCACCCGGATTACCCATATCCGCTTTATAGTGTCCCTGCCGATTTGAAGAATTTGGATCTCGGTAAATTCCATCATCGCTGGAGAGGGCAGCATCTGATTTATCGTCATGAGAACGGAGAAGTCCTTCCCTACTATGATCGTGAAGATATTGATTTCAAGGGAGCCTTACAGGGCAGGGGAATTGAGGTCGCGTGGGTAAAGGATCTGGTTGATGTTTTTATACTTCAGATTCAGGGGTCAGGGCGGCTTGTATTGCCTGATGGTAGCGTGAAGCATGTTCTTTATGCCGGGAAAAACGGTTTGAAATATGTATCGCTCGGTAAGGTGCTGATCCAGCGCGGCCTTCTTCCCAAAGAGGGTATGAGCATGCAGAAAATCAAGGCTTTTCTTGCTGCCAATCCCGAACTGGTTAAGGATTTGCTGACCACCAATCCCAGTTATGTTTTTTTCAGGATTGATGACGAAGGCCCGTTTGGTTCCATGGGCGCGCCGCTTACTCCCATGGCTAGTGTTGCCGTGGATAACAAGGTTTTACCTCTCGGATCACTGGCTTTGCTTACTACCCGTCTTCCGCAACAGGGAGAGAAAAGCAAGGCTCCGTTTGCTAAAATCGTAATGGCGCAGGATCGCGGTGGAGCCATCAAAGGAACACGGGTCGACTTGTTTTGCGGTTCCGGACCTGAAGCTGAATATCTGGCCGGACATCTGACCTCCTGGTCTCATGTTTACCTGCCTGTGAGCCGTGCCCTTATGGAAGAACTGGAAGCCGTCAAAGCTGAATAA
- a CDS encoding bifunctional UDP-sugar hydrolase/5'-nucleotidase: protein MRLFPIITAFIVILATSSPGFADRWDLVILTTSGLNGQLLPAEEKNDQHSTGMVRTFGGFARIQSVFESYRAKYPGATITVATGDDLMGESLTNEKGKTVFEAMNMMGFDISTLGNHEFNRGSKFLVNSLKSKKFPTVISNLKITKRNPLRKYIRSTEVLERNFVKVGFMGMILPELKLISNPGSGISVPADISKSARKAAQELKQKKTDLIILLSHLPLEAQKKILQEVPEIDILCGGQSYKDILPGQEIIARDAPTPGLMVQCGNQGRYVGVLKINMDDKSIHKHEWTIIPVTDNTQEDSNIKNFLSTKIKDTKNIPVTVSPVALDTRTASIRTMETVAGSLISSIMRAKFNTDIAFQNGGGIRGDKIIPAGPVTDKDIDTMFPFGNKITVMKVTGQTLKQILERSVHKLPTPSGAFLQISGLKFTLDLNGQAQELEINSQGKPSKIKTAGSRISNIKIMDKSGSYKSLNNTRKYSIATNSYLARGGDGYIMLKNVPGKVETFVKVNEVIKSGMLKQKKLNTKFPPVIYEPDGSLYKK from the coding sequence ATGCGTTTATTTCCCATCATAACAGCTTTCATTGTCATTTTGGCGACCTCTTCCCCCGGCTTCGCCGACCGCTGGGATCTTGTGATACTCACAACTTCAGGACTCAACGGGCAACTGCTTCCGGCTGAAGAAAAGAACGACCAACACAGTACTGGCATGGTACGTACTTTCGGAGGATTTGCAAGAATTCAGTCAGTATTTGAATCATATAGAGCCAAGTATCCCGGAGCGACAATCACAGTGGCAACCGGCGATGATCTCATGGGCGAGTCACTGACAAATGAAAAAGGCAAAACTGTTTTCGAAGCCATGAACATGATGGGATTCGATATTTCCACCCTTGGCAACCACGAATTTAACCGGGGTTCAAAATTTCTGGTCAACTCCCTGAAATCAAAAAAATTCCCCACAGTTATCAGCAATCTTAAAATCACCAAAAGAAATCCCCTTCGAAAATATATCCGCAGCACGGAAGTGCTTGAACGCAATTTCGTCAAGGTCGGATTCATGGGCATGATTCTGCCTGAACTTAAGCTTATCTCCAATCCCGGTTCAGGTATTTCCGTGCCTGCTGATATCAGCAAATCGGCCCGGAAAGCAGCACAGGAACTGAAGCAGAAAAAAACAGACCTGATTATACTACTGAGCCACCTGCCCCTCGAAGCTCAGAAAAAGATCCTGCAAGAAGTTCCTGAAATTGACATCCTCTGCGGCGGGCAAAGCTACAAAGACATCCTGCCCGGACAGGAGATCATCGCCCGTGACGCCCCTACTCCGGGCCTGATGGTTCAATGCGGAAATCAAGGCCGCTATGTAGGTGTTCTCAAAATAAACATGGATGACAAATCTATCCACAAGCACGAATGGACCATTATCCCTGTAACGGACAACACTCAAGAAGACAGTAACATAAAGAACTTTCTTTCAACAAAAATCAAAGACACCAAGAATATTCCTGTTACCGTCAGCCCGGTTGCACTTGATACCCGCACAGCATCAATTCGAACAATGGAAACTGTTGCCGGCAGCCTGATCAGTTCCATCATGCGCGCTAAATTCAATACTGATATCGCATTTCAGAACGGTGGTGGCATCAGGGGAGACAAAATAATTCCCGCAGGCCCGGTAACAGATAAAGACATCGACACAATGTTCCCTTTCGGTAACAAAATCACGGTCATGAAGGTAACCGGACAAACCCTGAAACAGATCCTTGAACGTTCAGTGCATAAACTGCCTACTCCGTCAGGTGCTTTCCTCCAGATTTCAGGCCTGAAATTCACTCTCGACCTGAACGGACAAGCGCAAGAACTGGAAATCAACAGTCAGGGCAAACCTTCAAAAATAAAAACTGCAGGTTCACGAATCTCCAACATTAAAATTATGGATAAATCAGGTAGCTACAAATCCCTGAACAACACCCGTAAATATTCCATTGCCACCAATTCCTATCTTGCCAGAGGAGGCGACGGCTACATAATGCTCAAAAATGTGCCGGGAAAAGTTGAAACATTTGTTAAGGTCAACGAAGTTATCAAATCCGGGATGCTGAAGCAGAAAAAGCTCAACACAAAATTCCCCCCGGTCATATATGAACCGGACGGATCTTTATACAAAAAGTAA